The stretch of DNA AGCTGGGGAAACCCTTCAAGTACATTGGTAAGCAGTGCTGCTCGTGGCTCTCGGGCAGTGTCCAGTGTCAGGAGGGAGCTGGCATGGTCATTCCATGGGGGTTAGCTCACTGTGCTGCCCACGGCGCCATCCACTGCTTAGGTGCTGGCATGATCCCAGAACTTCACAGGGCTGCCCATCAGCTGCGGGGCAAGCATGTGGCCGAGGGAGGGGAGTGGTGACGTGCTGTGGGTGGGCTGGGGACTTGTAGTTTATGCCTGTAACTTTGGTCACAAACGTCAGCATGTTACCTGGACAGAAGGCTGAGGGTGGGCAGAACGGAGTTCCCGCTGCTGAGCCGAGTTCCCTGACGAAGTGTGTTGCACCTGCAGTTACCTGTGTCATCATGCAGAAGAACGGCGCGGGGCTCCACACggccagctcctgcttctgggACAGCTCCACTGACGGTAGGGGTCCCGCCCGGCTCCCAGGAGCCTGCCCGCACCGCGACCAGGCCGAGGGAACAGCACGGGCTGAGCACCCTTGATCCGAGAGTCTGAAGGCTCCAAAGTTTGACAGATTGGAAATGCCACCACCACGATGCCACGGGTGGAACATTCCACTCCTTACCTCACACGATGGAAGCACCCTAAGGTGCCTTGAGGCTGTATGAGGTGTGGATGAAACTGTGTTTAGACTTGGGTCCCATTGCTAAGGTCGCATGTGGTGCCTGTGAACATGCTGTTGAGTCACAAGGTTTAAATCTCAACAGCCGCCCTGGGCTCAGCACGTTTATCTGTCACCTTTAAAACAGCTGTGACAGACTTGTCAGCCTTCTCTGGGTGCAGGAAAGGGGGGGTGACTGGGGGCTGGCTCTGGGGCAAAAAGTGGGCACATCCCAGCCACCATCCTGGTCACcaatgctgctctgcctccccccAGGGAGCTGCACCGTGCGATGGGAGAACAAGACCATGTACTGCATTGTCAGTGCGTTCGGCCTGTCCATATGAGCGCCTGCGGGGGCGGCTGTTCTCTCGGCGTTTCTGTTCTGCCCTCACTAGCCGCGCACTCCGCAGACACCATGCTCAGTATCTTGAAGTGTTTGTTTTGTGGCACTCAGAATGTAGAGGAACCAAATGGCCGCACTGTTATGTGAGCGCTGCACCGCGGTCACACGGATGTCACCAGCAGTGGCCGGGCACAAGCCTGCGTCGCCCTTGTCCCTGCTTGGAGCCTTTCTTTCCAAGGTGCTAAAGCTGAAGTTTGCCAGCAGGGAGCTTCCTCTTTCCTCTGGGATGATTCAAGTACACCAGTTCTCCATACTTTTTACTTTTGTTAGAATAAATTATTCCAGTGTAAAGTCTGGGGTGTTCTTTGGGGCCCTCCGACCTCCCCAGGGGGCAGTCCCTGTTGCTGAGCTGCAGAGCACAGGGCGGCCCTGGGCCTCTCTGGCACACAGTGATCTATCTGTTGGCTCATGATGCCCACTCTCCTGGGCCAGagaccagggctggagctggcagcCAGGTGGCCCAAGGCTTTGCCATCATCACTCTCGTGTGTGGTGGCTTCCATGGTTGGTCATTACATAC from Ochotona princeps isolate mOchPri1 chromosome 1, mOchPri1.hap1, whole genome shotgun sequence encodes:
- the DYNLT1 gene encoding dynein light chain Tctex-type 1 gives rise to the protein MEDYQAAEETAFVVDEVSNIVKEAIESAIGGNAYQHSKVNQWTTNVVEQTLSQLTKLGKPFKYIVTCVIMQKNGAGLHTASSCFWDSSTDGSCTVRWENKTMYCIVSAFGLSI